From Alteromonas australica, one genomic window encodes:
- a CDS encoding PaaX family transcriptional regulator C-terminal domain-containing protein, which translates to MDVQSAVRTGALFGISQNNIRVTLNRLVASNLLNKAQRGCYTLGAEGVAFAQQVNHWREAESLLCSWQGDWVCVNTSELKKSDRKAFRARERALSLVGMQQLSADLYIRPNNIRNGVSAVRSQLHSIGLEKTALVFALSQLDDEHEGQAKRLWNTSQLEQSYRESAAALETSLSQLPKLPLNDAAKASYLVGDRALRQLVFDPLLPAPLIDEQLRRDFTEIVKAYDKVGEDIWFKFLRLDGECKTG; encoded by the coding sequence ATGGATGTACAAAGTGCGGTGAGAACAGGCGCACTTTTTGGTATTTCACAGAACAACATCCGGGTGACGCTGAATAGGTTAGTCGCCTCAAATTTGCTAAATAAAGCCCAGCGCGGGTGCTATACATTGGGCGCAGAAGGTGTTGCATTTGCACAGCAAGTGAATCACTGGCGCGAAGCCGAGTCTTTACTTTGCTCATGGCAGGGCGATTGGGTGTGTGTGAATACCAGTGAACTGAAAAAAAGTGACAGAAAAGCCTTTCGCGCTCGCGAACGGGCGCTGAGCTTGGTAGGCATGCAGCAACTTTCAGCTGATTTATACATACGCCCCAATAATATCCGCAATGGTGTCAGTGCGGTGAGGAGCCAACTGCATAGCATAGGGTTAGAAAAAACAGCCTTAGTGTTTGCCTTGTCACAACTCGATGATGAACATGAGGGGCAGGCGAAACGACTGTGGAATACCTCGCAACTGGAACAATCTTACAGGGAAAGCGCAGCCGCGTTAGAAACGTCTTTGTCGCAATTGCCGAAGTTGCCTTTAAACGACGCAGCAAAGGCCAGTTATTTAGTGGGCGACAGAGCCTTACGTCAACTTGTTTTTGATCCTCTCCTTCCTGCGCCCCTTATTGATGAGCAGTTGCGTAGAGACTTTACCGAGATAGTGAAAGCCTACGATAAGGTAGGTGAAGATATTTGGTTTAAGTTTTTACGTCTAGACGGTGAATGTAAAACGGGGTAG